The following are encoded in a window of Rosa chinensis cultivar Old Blush chromosome 4, RchiOBHm-V2, whole genome shotgun sequence genomic DNA:
- the LOC112198022 gene encoding 50S ribosomal protein L35, chloroplastic: MASATVSMTVSFGLRYSPLCSCRVGQAPVQLPQLNRPDSLRLSSSHTISGFGSLLPLRLCTITSTPLRLRSLTIVAHKGYKMKTHKASSKRFRVTGRGKIVRRRARKQHLLVKKNAKRRNRLSKMHAVSRSDYDNVIGALPYLKVNRKAE; encoded by the exons ATGGCTTCCGCGACTGTGTCCATGACGGTGTCGTTTGGTCTGAGATATTCCCCATTATGCTCTTGCCGGGTGGGTCAAGCCCCGGTTCAGCTCCCTCAACTCAACCGGCCCGACTCGTTGAGACTCAGTTCCTCACACACCATTTCTGGGTTCGGCTCGCTTCTTCCCCTTAGGCTCTGCACTATCACTTCCACACCTCTTAGGCTTCGTTCCCTCACCATTGTGGCACATAAAGGCTACAAAATGAAGACCCACAAG GCTTCATCAAAGCGGTTCAGGGTGACAGGTAGAGGGAAAATAGTTAGGAGGAGAGCTCGAAAGCAACATTTACTTGTGAAGAAGAATGCCAAGAGGAGAAACCGGCTCTCCAAAATG CATGCAGTTAGTCGAAGTGACTATGACAATGTGATTGGAGCATTGCCATATCTGAAAGTAAATAGGAAGGCAGAATAG